In the genome of Oryzias melastigma strain HK-1 linkage group LG4, ASM292280v2, whole genome shotgun sequence, the window aaaaagagaaaacacttGAAGCGATTTcacaatagaacaaaaatatagttggagtagaactttaaaacatttcgAACAAACGTTtgctttcaaatgtttgttgctCAGATGTAACGTTTCCCTCTGACCCAGTAAAGACTCGACGAGAACTCGCGTTCAGGAAACAGCTTAGCATGTGTAGAATAAAGAATGTATGACGCATCAATAATCCATACGTGTTGCTTTCAGctcttctgctgcagcttgCAGTCGGTCTGAAGCTGTTAGCAGAACGTCCGATAAAGACCCGGATCTTCAGTCTGTGTGGGAAGAACCGAATGTTAGGAGGAAACTCACCTGTGGGCAGGTGCACAGGGGAGGATGTTCTATCTAAGACTGTCAAGGCAGGAAATTTAGTCCCTTTTCATAAAGTTAACCCCAAAATAAGACAGTTTTACCGACTGTTCTCGTCTGTTCAGCTCCAGTCGGCTGTTACAGGATCCTCAGAGTGCACGGTGTAAATAAGTTATAGGGAGAGCCTGACCGACTGTGGGAAGAGTTTCCTATATGCTAAGATGCATTAAATATAACGAGCATGAGGGTTCAGAGAGGTCACTCTCACTCCTGTCCTCTATAAATAATCTCACAAACACAATGAGAGACACACAACATGAGGGGAGAAAGACTTTTTATGACAGAAGCCACATGAAGTCTAGTGGGAGTTTCTCCTCAGATGTGTTTCCTTGGGGGCCCTCTGCTGGCACATGCTGGAACTGCGCCGTGTGAAAGCAGCATTTCCACCAttagtcaacaaaaaaaaacctgtatgACAGGCCTTAGCCCCTCCCACCACGAGCATGTGATCACATGCTGGGCCACTTTAACAACAAAGCGTGTGGgtggaaggggaaaaaaagtcttctAGCGGAAGACAAATCGCAAAAATAAGTGAAGGCAGAGAGTGTCATAAGACGGCTCGACACTTCTCACTTCCTctccacttcctcctcctccctgtcgGCTCCGTTCTGCCTCTCCAACTCTTTGTTCTTATTTCCTCAGATGAACTCCATGAACAGCGTCAGCAGCTCCGAGGACATCAAGCCCCCGCCGGGTCTGCAGAACCTGGGGAACCTCAACTACCAGTGCACCAGCCCGGGGGGGATGTCCAAGCACATCTGCGCCATTTGTGGGGACCGCTCCTCAGGTAGGGGCTTTAAATCCAGACAAACATCAATCCTGGTCAGGAATGTCAAAGTGACGTCTAGCTGGAGCGGAACGCTGGGCGCCCGCGTCAGGAAGCGTGGCGTGTGGCGAGCAGGTGGGACTGATGCGGGTTTGTGTCCCACAGGGAAGCACTACGGCGTGTACAGCTGCGAGGGCTGCAAGGGCTTCTTCAAGAGGACCGTCCGCAAAGATCTCAGCTACACGTGTCGAGACAGCAAGGAGTGCCTCATCGACAAGCGCCAGCGGAACCGCTGTCAGTACTGTCGCTACCAGAAGTGCCTGGCTATGGGCATGAAGAGAGAAGGTGAGGGAGACCTGAGCTCCTTCAGATGAAAGTGAACAGGTTTATGGAGCTGGAAACGTGTTTTCAGAGTTATTAGTGTTGTAGCAAAGCTTTATTAAaactgtgaacattaacgcgtTAACGCATGTGATTAATCAAACAGAATTAACACGTTATTTAGGCCTCCGCGGCGTGTTTCtgttcaaaagctgcaaaaTCTACCAATAAAACATTGTGTAATAGTGATTAATCAACACAGaagtgtgattaatcagattttttatattgattgtcagttttaattaaaaataaactctctaaatgtacagttttgtgatTATATATTGGGATTAATACGTGACCTTGTGGTAGAGCCGGGGGTCAAACTCGATCGGacaggggggcaaaatccaaaacacaccttaagtcgaacaggataaacatttatggaacactctaaaactacatttttaaaactttaaaaccgtaaattttaacattattatgaattaCATGTAGTGTGACtacaatagtgtgaatgctggtagctgaatttggccgctgaagatgctgaaattgaaaacGTTACACCTAATagttgaaaaggctgaagctgatagccagctaaaattagctaaatgctaaatctgggttaaaaagaaaaaaaacttatgtttgccaaaacagctagtgtgtaaatagtagctaaacaacaaaacacccaaaaaaacttttaaaaattctaaataaccCAAAACAACTAGCGCATATATATTAGCCtgactccaaaatggacaaaaaaaattggaaaaaaaagtctaaattagacaaaaacagctagcatgttgctgaaatattagctaaactcccgaatagcctaaaaatagcctaaaaaatcttaataccaaaatagtccaaaaagctagcagaatggcaacttttaaaactttaaaactgtaactttgtaacataattctgaataataaaaagtcaggaatattattccagaataaatcaacttaaaccttaaataactttcaatattttactctccataaaaatatattttgtcaaaattatacaagttagaaatgagaactcAAGATAAAATCGgatcattaatgacaataaaataaaatgatctggagggccggatccggccctctggcctggactttgacacatgtggtagagtgtctgccctgagattggaaggttgtgagttcaaaccCTTGCCAAGTTATactaaagactctaaaaatgggaacCAGTtcctccctgtttgacactctggatttgggggttaaaccacccgatggttcctgagcgcggctgtgtctgcagctcacccctcccccagggtcaaatgcagagaacaaatgtcacacTCCTGTgtgtgacaactgatgggactttcATTCTGACTTTacttgcaaaaaagaaaaaaacaataataataattgcgaTTAACTTTTCCTatgtttgcgattaattagttaatttttttaattgattcccggctctagtaaaaatttaaaatctgaaggtaaaacacaacttttcttgATCATTGTTTGGATATTCATCCCAGTTTggaagtaaaatattaaaaaatgttggaaaaaatccccaaaaagagtaaatataatgtttatacttattttttgtATCTCTTCCTAACTATTTGTTGGAACATTTTTGATATTAAACCTTAATTATATAATGGTTtcgggtgaatactcgattctgattgggtGTTGATTAAAAGTGATAAACCGCGGTGATGATGCACgcctaaaaaaagaagtccCGGTCTCACAACCCAAATGTTCCGTATCACTGCGCAGGATTCTGTAAAACGAACTTCTGCGGTGAGAGGTGAACTtcctctctgaactgatgctctATTTAACCTGCTGTAAAACCGGATATTTTCTCTATATAATATGAATCCAACGTGTCTCTAACTTTGTTATCTGCTCGTTTGTGTGTGCAGCGGTGCAGGAAGAACGGCAGCGTGGGAAGGAACGCGGGGAGAACGAGGTCGAGTCGACTTGCAGCTTCAACGAGGAGATGCCGGTGGACAAGATCCTGGATGCTGAGCTGGCGGTGGAGCCCAAAACAGAGACGTACAGCGACAGCAGCTCCGGGAACTCCGTAAGGATCTCAGCTTTTACAGAAATTCAGACAGAATTTGAGTCGTCAGGATGATGAGTTTGACTGTAGATATTATaactagtgctgtcatgtgattaatAATCTAATTAAACtattataaatgattaattgcTGTGAAAAATCTCAATTTAAAGTATTTCCATTAAACTTTGTTATGTTTTGgtgcagtaaaaagttaaaatacaactaaaaaagtgGCTAAAACAGttccaacttttacttttaaaccactaaaaggatttttttttcaatcttgagcaattaggaaaaaataaaaaaacaagaaccaaACATCAGGTCTAATTTAACACATCAAAACAGCTGGAAAACTTTAATCCCAAAATATTGAACACAAACGGTATTTTTAATATACCTTAATCCAGTTTACTGTCCCATGTGATCAGCCGTCCATGGACCCcattcatttattaaaacaaacccCTTGTTTTGGGTCAGTTCTGTTTAAAACTACAAAGTCGCACGctgatgacatcacaggtgCAGACCATAATATTAATGGACAGTTTCAGGTTACAGAATAGTTTAATATtgacttatttctgtttttctaatgTATTCCCCTGAAAATAATGATGTCCAGGATCCTGTTCTTCATAAAAACTCtcaataaagtttgttaaaaataataatattaatatgcGGACACAGATACTGTGTTCATAAAGCTAAATGGTTTAACTCCAAACCTACATTCCAACATTTTATCAGTTAAAAGAATCGGCTCATCAAActgcttcaaaacaaaaaggtcatttgtaaaaatgtaacatttattgaaccctGAAGGTTATTGGATTGATGTTTCTTTTCTTatatattatttacatttaaatattttatggtttttttttttttgcaatttacgTACATTTCAGTCCCCCTGAAACGTTCACTTTGTTGTTGTGTTCTATTGTTTGTcaataaatttagaaaaaagaataaaaggaaacatgcaaaaactgtccaaattcctttactattaaaaaactaCGCAGGACTATGTAGAGTTTGGATTTGAAAAGGAATTTAAACATCAAATTCATaacttaaaaagcaaatttttgtttttatttaacctttattttatcatGAAGTCTCATTGAAATTCTAAGTCTTTTTTAATGGAGATTTGgtctgaaaaacataaaaacgatcaagtagaaataaaatacaattaaaatcaCGATAATAATCATAAGTAATACAGTCAGTTCAAGagtgtttatttctttgaaaaacttcagaaatatctactttaaagtaattaaagGGAATTGGGTCACATGAGGCGAAGCGACCAAGACGCAGACGAGATTTCATCTGAAAAGTCTTCAGGAATAGATTTAATATTTGAGAACCCAACAACagttatagattaaaaataaaaacagactaatgTTTCCGTCATTAAGGAATCGCCGTCATTAATGCAACAGTTTGACACCTGAATTATCACAACCTGCTTTTAGGTTTTTGCTCAACTGATCAAAAGCTGCGTTCCTATTGGCtgtgaaattgcacaaattaaatttgcaaaaataaatggaaatttgtcaatttaaatTGATCTAAAACACTTTATTGTGGTTTTTGAGGTGAATCGAACAGgacatatttttgcaaaactgcaacgGAAATTCAATGAATTGAATGAATGTTGGACCAACGGTGATGCGCTGCCGTCAGCGGCGCCGCAGGAGCTCCCATAATATCACCGCTCATCAAAAGCTGAGCGTGTCATGTCGAATTTTCCTCTATGAAACTACGATTTCCCAGAATCCCTCCATCCATAGTCGCCCCAGgtagctcgccgctccatgACCTTAAtgagacgccgacgtctcctttgatagatgatgagctGTAGCAGAAATCTGAACGGATCTgctgaaagtgtttttgaatgacttatcgtgGATTTAACGGGTTtgattttttgtcatttctagaatttttataaagttttgatGGAAATGCAGCTGCTGAAATCATTCATAGAAACATTTGACTGTAACTGTTGTCGGTAGAATATTAGTTTCAAAGaaacaagcaataaaaacatgaaataacgACTTCTCGGCCTCCTCCAGACCAACGACCCCGTCACCAACATCTGCCAGGCAGCAGACAAGCAGCTCTTCACGCTGGTGGAGTGGGCCAAGAGGATCCCGCACTTCTCCGACCTCCCCCTAGACGACCAGGTCATCTTACTACGAGCAGGTAGGCGACCGCCAAAACCAAAAAGACACGTCTGAATGTTGGCAGCAGAAACCCcggatttttgacattttcatgtttattgCAGCTTTCAAACCAAATATAACTGAAGTATTCAGCCTTCTTCCTCAGCaacactgccctctgctggcagCTCCGCAGACCTGAGCACAGAGTCCTGGAGTTTGacgggttttgttttttggatccAGGCTGGAACGAGCTGCTCATCGCCTCTTTCTCACATCGCTCGGTCACGGTAAAAGACGGCATTCTGCTGGCGACGGGGCTCCACGTCCACAGGAGCAGCGCCCACAGCGCCGGAGTCGGGTCCATCTTTGACAGGTGAGGAGCTCCCAGGTGAGCTGCTGTGGgctctgcaaaaataaaagctccacgTGAAGTCAGAAAAACAACGACTAACCTGGACTGAAATGTACTTCATTAAAGGAGGCTTTGTGTAACAGGAAGTAGTATTTTGAAAGGGTGATTTGGTGTTCTCCACGATTTTTCTTAGGAGTTTCTTTACATTCAcgttgtagttttgtttttttataatgtttatgAATATCTTTAATcctcattcatgtttttattgtgtttttgttgttcatttcaagttttagtctaaaaaatggctttttaagagaGAAATTTATCACCagagaaaaatgattaaaaattaaatttatcaattaaattaattaaaaacttttggcTAACTCTGGTTTTGATGTagagttatttttaatttaattttatttaattttatttaattttatttatttatttatttatttttattttataaactaatacaaaataaataaataaataaatggtgtaaataaaatgttacatataTGTTACATacatacggtggccctgaaggaaaaaaatcacattaacaaATCACTCggtacaaaacattttttaaagatcacaacgacaaaaaaaaataaataaatacatctgaAATTAAGACAAAATTCCATAAATTTGGTATTTATTATGGCTTCAGGTCAGattcattttggttaaaatgatggacaaacttCATCACCCAATCAGTGATGTTCCACAGGACTGACCTTTTCTCATTCTGTTTCGTTTTTCtaactttcttttgtttgttttcaggaaattatttttgctttacgctttagtttctgtcattttgtttaattttctctatTGTAATGcctttttaactatatttttgctcttttaattGTCGTTTAGATGAAAAGTTTTTGCATCAACTGacttgttgatgtgatttgtacctcagggccaccgtacacaCAGTCTGGGCCTCTAGAGGTAACATGATAAAAATCCTGATGGTTCCGTTTGAATCCTTGAAGAGAAATTTTAGTTAAACACCTTTCTAAGTTTCCTCAAACGTCAAAAAGCTGAATCGAACTTTTTGAACCAAACATTTGAATCCTTCGTTTCTGCTGGATGACATTAGAAAGAGGTTGTAGTTTTTCACACGATGGCAGATCAGGAAAAACAATCGAGTTTCCAGGACTTTCGACGGCTGATCTAAAAGATATTGTCACCGTTTCGTTTTCTGCTTGTGTAAAATGAAATCTCAGCAGCTAAAAGATGATTTGTGGATGTTTCCTGCAGGGTCCTGACTGAGCTGGTCTCCAAAATGAAAGACATGCAGATGGATAAGACGGAGCTGGGCTGCCTGCGGGCGATCGTCCTCTTCAACCCGGGTCTGTCAGCCCTCCGGCCACCAAAAAAAGCCTTTCGGAGACGAAGGATCTCTGAGACGGATTATTGTCAGCACACTTGAACATGggtttgactttgttttagacGCCAAAGGCCTGTCCAACCCATCGGAGGTGGAGGCGCTGAGGGAAAAGGTTTACGCTTCGTTGGAGGCGTACACCAAACAGAAGTACCCAGACCAGCCCGGCAGGTAGGACTCGCTCCGGCTGACAGCAAACATCCATTTCTAACCCTTGGTTCTCTTAAAGGGGATTCTGACTgaaaaatcaagtttaaaaaagtgttttaaggTTTCAGAAACTGGAAGGAGAGGGATTGTACCTTTAAAACTTACTTTAGTTTccctaaaaacctttttttgggggtgaaactagtttatttttcactaaaaacaaaagaaatgtgtctttttgaGTTGCAAATCTAAAAGTTGCCtcattaatatattaaaaaagaatacaaaatcttgttttaagAGAATGCTTTGACTCTGTTCTCTTGAAAGTTTGCCATCTTGCCCTAAGAAGGACttaaaagtgactttaaatCGCAGATATATCGGTAAATCCCTGATTTATTCGGTTTTGTTGCATTATTTGCAGGTTCGCCAAACTGCTGCTGCGGCTGCCCGCCCTGCGCTCCATCGGCCTCAAGTGTCTGGAGCATCTGTTCTTCTTCAAGCTCATCGGTGACACGCCCATCGACACCTTCCTGATGGAGATGCTGGAAGCCCCGCACCAGATCACATGACACCAGTCCTTCCCGCCCCCCCACCCCTGTACATAACCCCACACTGTGAGCGTTTGAGGACGGAGAAATTGTAAAGCAAATTATTTTGTACCAagtaaaatgtatgtaataaaATGAACAGTTGTGGTCGTGGGGACAGTGTTCTGTTGAAGCAAATTGTTTTAGAGTTGTTAACAGATTTTTGTAAATAGTTGATTTCAGGTGTTCGTTTTAAAAGCAAGACGATATTTCAAACAAAGGaatcatattttattcaaagaaaattgtgcaaaaacaacaaaaaaacatacatgcatttcataaaaaatacattaaacaatTCTCACagaataaagttatttaaaatataaaagaaatgtgtttttgtttcatgttgtCAGAAGAGCTGGATTTGCAGTTACACGGAATGCCCACTAGATGGAGGCATTTGGCTCATTTTGTTCacagagaaatatttttttgtgtgttgagaAAGGAAACAACCACCCAAAATTCATGATTATGATTACACAAAAAGATTGCCacaaatgtattacttttaaaccacattaaaaaataaaaactttggaTTAATGTTAAGCAATAAAACCTGTAAATAGTAAATTCTCTAGAAGAGTCCAATATTTTTACACATCATTTTCACAAATAATTCATCCGATTTGTGGtaattacattttgttcatatataaattgaatattttaaatgaccaataaaagtttgtttatgtAATGGATCATTATCCTTTGAtgccaaaatataaaagaaatctgtttttggtTCATGTTGTTTCAACAGCTGGATTTGCAGTTACACGGAGTGTCCACTAGATGGaggcattttctttttcattttggctcattttgatcacagagaaatatttttgtgtgttgagAAAGGAAACAAGCGCCCAGAAATACATGATTATGATTACACAAAAGGATTGCCACAACGTTGCACActtttaaacaacataaaaaaataaaataaaataaaaatttggaatcctaataaacaacaaaacctgTAAACAGTAAATTCTCTCGAGGAGTTCAACACTTTTACACatcattatcaaaaaaaaaaaaatcattctatttgttgtaaatatttttataaatatataaaatgaaacGTTTCAATGACCAATAAAAGTTTGGTTATTTAATGGATCATTTTCCTTAGAtgccaaaatataaaacaaatgtgtttttgtggttcATGTTTCAACAGCTGGATTTGCAGTTACTTGGAGTGTCCACTAGATGGaggcattttctttttcattttcgcTCATTTtgatcatagaaaaaaaacttttgtgtttgtgaaaggAAATAACCACCAAAAATACTTGATTATGATTacacaaaaagatttttgcaaagttacacactttaaaacaacatcaaaacaaaaaaaaattggaatcatgataaaaaacaaaacctgtaaACAGTAAATTCTCTCGAGGAGTTTAACGTTTTTACACATCATTACACAAATAATACATCCTATTTgtggtaaatatttttgtaaatatataaattgaaaAACTTCAATGACCAATAAAAGTTTGGTTTTTAACGGATCATTTTCCTATGATGCCAAAATATAAAAGagttgtgtttttgagtttaataTGGTTTCAACAGCTGGATTTGCAGTTACATGGAGTGTCCACTAGATGGAgacattttctctttcattttggctcattttgatcgtaaaaaaaatatttttgtgtttgtgaaaggaaacaaacaccaataaataaaagatttacaCAAAGTCACacacttttgaaaaatatttgaaaaattattaaaatactaCAACTTTGGAGtcacaataaacaacaaaacttgTAAACAGTAAATTATCTCAAGGAGTTCAGCGTTTTAGTTGAACCTTTTTACATATTAATATTAgatttgtataaatatataaatgtacagattcatttattttcaatattctaaatattaaaagttttttctagTTTAACAGGAACTTGGCATCAGCTGGTTTCACACAGAAAAACTCCCAATCTACCCAAAATGCATAAAGGATGTTCTTCTGGAACAACAACACTCACCCTGAGCTGCTCTGAGGTTTGTTCATCTGATGGAGCAGCTTCAGCAGAATACAGGAAGCTGAACTGCAGGATCAGCTGATAGACACGTTTACTGGAGGGGCAGTCAGCTTCAGCAGGATCTCAGTTCAATCACTAAAACAAAGTGAGGAAAAGTGTCAGTCTGGGATGCAGATCCATGAAAACGAAACTTTTTGAGGTCTCACTCCGACAAGAACTTCTCCATCCTTTATGTTTATTCAATAGCTATTATAAAAACTCTGATTTGTTCACTTATTGTCTTAAATCTCAAATAAATGTTAGAGAATGATCcgtcaaactgtaaaatgttgaattttttcattaaaatatctTATTTCTGCGTGTTTGTAGTTAAAGGTTTTTATCTGATGCCCAAAATGTGACATTAATTCATCCAAAAGTTACTTTATTTCGTTAAAAATCAAGTTATCATTTAGTCTCCAGACATCAGAtaatcttaaaatgttaaatcatttgtaaaaattaaCAGATGAGGACTCTTAGTTTGAATAAGAACTGGAAAGTGCGCGCGCGCTGTGGAATTCGGTGTGGGCAGAGActggggggtgtggggggggctTTAACCTCCACCTGCAGACGGAGATGCCTCCGTCCTCCCTCCCCCGGTGGATGGAGCGCCGCGTCTCCACTGAAGGCGCACTCGGGGCGCAGGAAGGAACTTTTACGCAGCGCCGCTTTGGAGATGATCTGAGGAGTTTCTCAGCCCGGAAGAAGAACCGACTTTAACCGGTAACCGAGCACGGGAGTTCAAGTCTTCCTGTTCATGATTTGGTTTCTCAAATGCTTGTACTCTGTCCCGCAGAGAGGTGACATGGAGAGTCCGGCATCTGTAGGTGAGTGAAGAACATCTTGGATGTCTGAAAATGGCGCAAAGGTTCCGCTGTCTGATGGAGAAGCTTCTCCTGCCCGCAGATGCGCATCACTGGATGCTGTGCGTCGGGTGC includes:
- the rxrgb gene encoding retinoic acid receptor RXR-gamma-B yields the protein MDSNDPYLHLNSSGPMSAAHAHPPPPPMGGMVGHPSVISTSRPIQSPMSGLGLPMNGLASPYPVITSSLGSPSVSLQSTPSMNFGQLNSPQMNSMNSVSSSEDIKPPPGLQNLGNLNYQCTSPGGMSKHICAICGDRSSGKHYGVYSCEGCKGFFKRTVRKDLSYTCRDSKECLIDKRQRNRCQYCRYQKCLAMGMKREAVQEERQRGKERGENEVESTCSFNEEMPVDKILDAELAVEPKTETYSDSSSGNSTNDPVTNICQAADKQLFTLVEWAKRIPHFSDLPLDDQVILLRAGWNELLIASFSHRSVTVKDGILLATGLHVHRSSAHSAGVGSIFDRVLTELVSKMKDMQMDKTELGCLRAIVLFNPDAKGLSNPSEVEALREKVYASLEAYTKQKYPDQPGRFAKLLLRLPALRSIGLKCLEHLFFFKLIGDTPIDTFLMEMLEAPHQIT